From the Paraflavitalea soli genome, the window TATCTAACATTTTTTTAGGTTTTAGCTTTTAGCACTTAGCTATTAGCGCTCAACTTATATAGTTTGTTCTCTTTATCTTGTACAGCTAACTGCTAAGAGCTAACTGCTAATAGCCTTATACAGCTTGTTGCTTCTGCTTCAGCACTGTTTTCAGACGAGCGAGATCCTTGCGAACGGCACGGATACTCATGGGGTTCTCCAGGGGAGAAATTGCATGAGCAAACTCCAGCTTCTTCAGGCGCAGTTCGTCTTCCTGGATCCTGGCTTTCAGGTCAGCAGCACTCAGATCTTTCAGGCTTTTTACAAAATCAATTTTCTTAGACATGATATACAATTTGAAAGTTTGGCAATTTGAACATTTGAAAAAAACAACGCACCTACCCTATTCTCCC encodes:
- the rpmC gene encoding 50S ribosomal protein L29, whose amino-acid sequence is MSKKIDFVKSLKDLSAADLKARIQEDELRLKKLEFAHAISPLENPMSIRAVRKDLARLKTVLKQKQQAV